The genomic region AGCCACCTTATCCTTGCGCAAAGTTGCCGCAGTTTCTTAGTTACTGTACTTAACATACGGAATCAGGATCTTTTGAAGCTTTCTTAATGTGCACAGAAACTCCAGGCTCTTAGTTCTCCCTCAATACACACCAAAACTGTGATACCAGACTAACTTTATGTCAATAATTAGTCATTTTAAAACTAGATAGATGGCAAAGTTGGCAGGAAAAAACAGGATTTTTGGTGTAAAGGACAATGTGGTAGTGAGAAAGTAGTTAAAGAGACAAAGATGAGTTCCAACTGCTCCAAGAAGTGGGGTAGAGGTTGAAAAGCAGCGACATTCTTGAACTACTTTCTTCTCAACACAAAATTATTAGGAAAAAGAAGGACCAGCTCCTGCCAATGAACGTCTTGATTTCAAGTAATTGGAACCCATCATGTGTTAGTAGACATCCAATAAGACTTTCTCTCTAGTCTCCAAGACTATAATGACTTAAAACAAAAGGGTTTGCGTGTTCACACAACTggaattaaaatttctttggTAGGTTTGTATATGATATATAcccaaaagaattttattaattatgttgaCTATGGGTATAAAGATGAATCTATAATACATAACTATGTTGACTATGAAATAATCGGACATTAGAATATTTCTCAATGCCTGGTTACTTCAAGAGAATTTTTCTACATAGTGAGGAAAGGAAGGCCCAACCATAAATGCACCATATTCAATGGCGAAATTGTGTCTGACTGTGACATGTCTTTTGTGTTTATAGTAGTCACACTTTCCCTGTCAGTAATGCTAAACTTATTGCTATTTACCTTTCCAGCATGAAGGGGATTTGATGAAATCCACTACTCTACTTTATGGGCACCTAGCTTTTACTCGCTTTATCAGTTTGAGCTCCTCTTTTTGAATCATTGTGGATAATgggttttttctttaacaatGTTGATGGTGGGTTTCCTCAAATAATTCAGACCGAAGAAATTAATGTGGAAGTATGTGATACATGCAAGCTCAGTACAAACAAGTAAAAGATACTGAGATCATAACAATTAAAAGCAACGAACAAGATGAGTAGATATATTATTGCTAATAGAGACGAAATGAGATGACAATAATGTTCGATCCAATGAGACTTCACAACCTTTCttcagaaaaggaagaaacgACATACTTTACTACAATTATTGTTTCTCCTTTAGGAGAAAACCGACAAACCTTATAACCCTACCATTTGACTCTATGGGTTAATTCGGAAACTGTCAGTGATAGGCTTTTCTCAGCACTGACTGGGTGAGTGCATAAGTCTCTTGCTGCTTGTTTACAACAGTTGAGTAACAAAGATCCATGACCTCACACCTCAAGAATTTCTTGCCATCAATATGTTGGATCAGCCTTGGAAAATGACATTAATGTGTTCAATCACTCTTCAATAAACAAAATGTCCAGAAGATTGGAGCTTGAATCTCCATTTTTGGTCTCATCAAAGAATCCATTCGAGCCATGTTCTTTTCTAGATTTCCGCTCTTCAATGATAGATTCTTCTGTTTCTGTGCAGTATCTCCCCTGTTTCATAGGCCTGTCTGCCACAATAAACTTACTTCCCTCACGGATTCTCTCAGAAAAGCCTGCCCAAACTGAAGAAAACCACAAGTGACAATGTTCACAAGTTACATACAGCATATTCATGCAGAAAGAACAAATGAATTTACAAGTACTAAGCCACAAACTTGTACTAGACAGCAAAAAGAAACTGCTACAACAGAAGACAATAACTTTCTCTAAATGCTACATTGTTAAAAAACAGCCACAGGATAATAATCCATAGTACAATAAAAAAACGAAGACGCAACAGTTACTATTAAAGTTCACAACCCATTGCAAAGGCAGTAATAAAACAGTCAAATTAAGAATTGGCGTTGgacaaaaaagacaaaaataaatcTCATACTACCATCTATAGATAACTTGTGAAAGTAAATTAGAGAATTACCTCCAAAATGATGCAAAACAATAGAAGCAGCAACAGTGACATTTAATGAGGCTGTACCACGCCCATACTGTGGAATATACACAAAAAAATCACATATCTCACATTCCTTGGCAGATAGCCCTGTTCCCTGCAAAAATTATAGCATATGAATCACTGAAAGCATGAAAATTTCAGTTATTTTATGACTAATTAACAcattaaaacaaaatgaatCACCTCATTTCCAAGAAGGAAAGCTGTACTCTTCTTAAAAGGATGTTCATTTACAGGTAAAGCACCATCAGTGATCTCCACTCCACAAATATCGCATTCCTTCTCCTACCACATTATTATATCACAATCCCCTGATTTAAAACCCTAGAAACACAAAAAGAAACCTTATTTTCAGAGAGTTCAAAGAGGATTACCTTGAGGTAATCACGAGCATTGAGGAGAGAGTGAAAGTGGCGAAACCGGAGATGAGAAGTGGAACCGTGGCTGCCAAAAGCGTTGAAGTCTCTCCGGCCGACGAGTATTAGCTCCGTCACCCCGAAGGCGGTGGCGCTTCTTGCTAATGTACCTACGTTGTGTCTTTTCGCTATGTTGTGTACTAGTACATAACTTTCTATCACCATTTTCTATATCTCTATTTTCCAAATTTTGATTCTTTAGTTTTATGTGCTTctaatttagggttttactgATGAACAGAAAGAGtgaaggagaagaagaggagCAAATAAACCTGATATTACCGAAACGATGTCGTTTGCCCAGTGATAATAGTTTTTCACTTTTACTCATCTGACTATTATCAAACGACAAGcgtttttctttaaattaaaatattgtgATTCCTTTTTTCGAAATATACAGTAGTTTTCACCTGTGAAATGTAAGTAATAGACCCAGCATTATCATGAGCAAAATGACAAGCTCTGACAAAGAAAGTAGACAACGTAAAACCTTTTTGAACTTGACAATTAAAGGGTTGTGCCATGGATAATAACCCAATCAAAATGTATTAATATGtacaaaaatcaaattatttcttGAACATGATATTCAATAGTCGGTACTTTACATGTAGAAGTTTGTACATTTGCCATTTATTCACTGAATAAATGGAAGAATCACAACAGAAAGAGGCCTGATGCACTTTTCTCCTCTATAAGGAGACACCTTTATTTACATTTTCTATAAGGTACATTTCAACTTTCTATTTTAAGGCTATTCTTATTCATGGTTGGTGTTACTGTAGTTATATGTTATTTACAACTGAATAAATTGAGAGTAATatggtgctggtgctggtgctgaTGCTGGGGCAGGAGCAGCTCCTCATTCCTCAATCCTGAAATTCTCTTTCAGACAGCAACTTGTGCTGCTGCTAGCCTTGCAATAGGAACCCTGTCAAGTGAATTGAATGAATATCAGGAATTTCATCACTTTTTCGAAGTGCCTACTGATTTTGTTTATATACACGAAAATAAACTTCTTTACCTGAACGGAGAACATGAAACGTAATCTAGTCCAGCTTCTGCAAAGAACGCGACAGACGAAGGCTCCCCGCCATGCTCTCCACATATTCCAACCTGTTCATCGTCAATCAATATTGTTATGGACAAAGACAACTCACAATGAATGCAGCAAGGCATAATGTTATCATGACTGATAGGTCGAGACTTGGAGAAAATTTATAACGAAATGTCATCTATTGGCACCGAAGCTGCCATCATGCTACTCGGTTTATTCCACATAGAATCACACATAGGATGATTTCATCTAACTATAGCATCGTGACTTGTAAGCAAAACAACAAAACACTAAGCATTAGTACTGACCTTCAAGCTCGGCCTAGCTGCACGGCCCTTTTCGGTGGCAATCTTGATGAGTTGGCCAACACCTTTCTGATCAAGTACCTATGAACAAAACATATTGGAAGATTATCGGTACGTTTTGATCTAATTTTATCTATGCAATAATTTTCAAACAAGAAACTAACCTCAAATGGATCACTTTGCAAGATGCCTTTAGAAAGGTAAATGGGGAGAAACTTGCCAACATCATCTCTGCTATACCCAAATGTCATTTGTGTGAGGTCATTGGTCCCAAAGGAAAAGAACTCTGCTACTTTTGCTATCTGTCATTATCAAGCAGAGAAAATAAGGACACGGGTGacacaaaaataagaaaaatatacgACTTCCACACTAGGCTGTAAGTTCAGAGTAAGGCATCAATTTACCTCATCTGCGACGAGAGCAGCTCTGGGAATCTCAATCATCGTCCCCACCTTATAGCTTAAGGTAACTCCCATCTCAGAGAACACTTTTGTTGCAACATTGCGTATCAAAGTCACTTGATGTCCTAATTCCTGCCGACGATTAGTGCCAAATGTTATAGTtcacataatttattatggatCATGTATATTCTTAGCAGGTGAACCATTACGGAAGAAAAAGGAGGGGAGTGCGAAATAATAGACTCATGCCTGAGGTGTTCCAACGAGGGGAACCATTATCTCAGGAATAACAGTAACCCCCTGGTTGCTCATTGAGACTGCAGCCTGAAAGATTGCACGTGCTTGCATTTCAGTCAGTTCTGGGTACGATATCCCTAGCCTGTAGATATTGACCAAATTCCACTCATCAACAATCAAATGATCTGAGTGGATTTGTTTGCTTTAATACTTCAAGATGATAACTTTGATTGTATAAGTACATTCATATACAAATTAATGTGTAAATATTTTCATGAGTATCTTTTTATACGGATGATACAACGCTATTGCTTCATTAGTCGAGATATCGGTTGCATACTGCagtttaaggatcaaattaaATTCTGACGCTAGATGTTGATGCAATTGACAGTCTATCATGCATTACTGAGAGACCGCTGACAAGATTTGAGATTAAGACTCAGTGATCTTTAACGCACACAAGATATTCTAACTTTCACACCGAAATTTCAGTACTCCATTGAATTCAGTTCATGAAAcatatatgagaaaaagattcATTGAAAAGCTACAAACCTGCATCCTCGGAAACCAAGCATAGGATTTACTTCTGATAGTTTCTCAATTCTTGAGAAAACTTCATCTTCAGTCATGCCAGTCTCAGCAGTTAGTTCACCTACAATCTGTTCCACATCACCTTCTGGCAGAAATTCATGAAGTGGAGGGTCCAAGAGTCGGATTGTTACTGGAAGGCCTGAAATGCATGAAACTAGAATTAAACATGTGACCAGAAGATACAAGCCCTCCAGTATTTTACTGGTAAGACCCAAACTTGAAGCTCTACCCACCCAATTTGCTCTCTGACTCTGAGCTACTCAGAAATTGGAATGATAATGAAATCCATAACCAGAGACATATAATCTATGATcctatattttcttattagtcCAAGAGGCAGACAATCACATTTggtttcaaaagaaaagtttagttTATAAGTACCATTCATTGCACGAAAAATTCCCTCAAAGTCTGATCTTTGATAAGGTAGTAACAAGTCTAATGCTGCCTTTCTCTGCTCTTGCGTAACTGCCATTATCATCTTCCTGACAGCTTTTATCCTTTCATCTGAAGCAAAGAACTGAAACATTCCAACACGGTAGAAAtgaggaaaagaaagattCACATGATGTAACCTGATCTGACATGCTTAGCAATAAACTCATAGTCTATACTGTTTCTATCATGTATATAGCCAAGATGTGAAGtttcatttgttttttttttttcctgttcTGCTGGACTCgttatgatgatgatgatgatgagacAATAATTACCATATGCTCTGTCCTACAAAGTCCTATCCCTTGTGCACCATTATTTCTTGCTGTTAGTGCATCTTCAGGAGTATCAGCATTCGCCATAACCTATTACAACATCATAACAGTAAATCAGAAACAAATATTACATAAGACAAACTTCTAGTGGTTGAGAGGAATGTAGGACCTTGATGCGCCTCACTTCATCAGCCCAAGACATAAATGTCTCTAAATCACCACTTAAAGCTGGAGGAGATAGTGGTTGTTTTCCTAAGATCACTTCACCTGTAGATCCATTGAGTGAGATCCACTCTCCTTCATTAATTACCATATCCCCAATTACAACAACCTGAAGTATcaaatcaacaaaattattatggAATAGCTATTTTAGTGAAATGATTGTGAGTGGGATGAAGAACACAGGGTCCACCTTTTCAGAATCATTAACACGGATATCCGAGCAGCCAGATACACAACATTTTCCCCAACCCCGTGCTACAACAGCAGCATGAGATGTCATTCCTCCTCTAGCTGTTAATATCCCGGCAGCTGCATGCATGCCTCCAACATCCTCTGGACTTGTCTCTGTCCTTACCTTCAATTATGCAGAGTCATGATTTTCCTTGTCCATTGATttaaaacatatgtataaaTGAACAATCAAAGCGCCCTAGCTTTTGTAGCATTTGTAGGGAACCTCTCTTATCAGTCTAAACCATGTTAGCATTTTATGGCAATTACGTACCAAAATGACGCTTTTTCCCTGTGCATGCCATTCTTCTGCATCATCAGCACTAAACACAATTTGCCCTACTGCTGCCCCTGGAGATGCAGGCAAGCCGGTTGCAATCACTTGGTCCTTGTAGGCTGACGGATCCTCAAACTAGCCAAACCAAGTTTTAATCAATTGAGTTAATCTTCATACTCGATAGTGTCATCAGAAAATAGATGTAACTGAAAATACATATGCACCTGAGGATGAAGAAGTTGATCGAGATGCTGTGGTTCCACCATCTTAATTGCAGAGCGAGCATCAACAAGTCCTTCATTTACCATGTCTACTGCAATCTTGACTGCACTCTTACCAGTACGCTTTCCTGATCGGCATTGCAACATCCACAATCTATTTTCCTGAACTGTGAACTCAATATCCTGTAATTGCAAGGAATAACCTAGCTTATttctatttactttttaaatataatattttagaaaagaaaaaagaaagaaaagaagtgcTACACTTATCTTCTAAATAGTAGTAAATAAGAAGATGAATGAGCGATCAAAAGACCAAGTTGTAAtaggaataaatttttttaccatCATATCTTTGTAATGGCTCTCTAGAATTTCACAGTTCTCCACAATCTCTGCATAAGCTTCAGGCATGCAACTTTTCATTGTATCCAAGTCTTCTGGTGTTCTGATTCCAGCAACTACATCCTCTCCCTATATAGGGCCACACAATTTGTCAAGGCACTTGAAATATCCTATACTATCGGCTGGAGTACATTTAGAAGTCCGGAGCACATAGTtgggaaaaaaaaaggactAATAAGTATAACCTGAGCGTTAATTAGAAACTCCCCATAAAGCTTCTTTTCACCAGTACTTGGATTTCTAGTGAACAGAACACCTGTTCCTGAAGTGTTTCCCATATTACCAAATACCATACATTGAACATTTACCGCAGTTCCTTTCAAGCCAGTAATTTGATTGATGCTCCGATACTTGATGGCCCTTGGACTGTCCCAAGAATCAAAAACTGCTTTTACAGCTAATTGAAGTTGCTTTTTTGGATCTGCCAATGGTGCAGACTGACCAGCATGAGTTAAAAATTTGTAGCAGCCAATGAAATCAAAATAAGATGTTGGTAGTACCTGAAGGGAATTCTTCACCAGTAGCTTGAAGGTATACTTTCTTGTATTGCTCCACCAGCTCTTTCAGATCAGCGGCTGTTAGATCGGTATCAAGTTTGACTCCTTTTGCATCCTTCATACTTTCTAATTTCTCCTCAAATGATGAGTGTGGAATACCCATTACCTTCAATTAAGCACATGAATGTTTCTACAAAGTCAGAACTACGtcccaaaaaaaaataaaatatttcagcCCAGAAACGAGAAGAACTATTTGGAAGTTGAGATACACTGATGTAAGGAAGTATCAGCAAGAAGCACTTACAACATCCCCAAACATGTCTAGAAAACGTCTGTAAGAGTCATAAGCAAAACGCTCTCCGCTTTTTGCACCCAAACCAGCAACAACTTCATCATTAAGTCCAAGATTAAGGACAGTGTCCATCATGCCAGGCATAGAGATCTAGACAAACAGCCGAGTCTTAGTTAGCATGTGGAAGAGTCTAAATCATCTGAAAGTCTGAAAGTTAAGTTACAGCATATACATATAGATATAAGACATGAGAGtttatattatgatttcaGGAGTCAATTGCACTAGATAAGATTTCTAAATTCTTACCGCCGCACCAGAGCGAACAGAAAGAAGGAGAGGCTTGGAAGGGTCACCAAGGGTAGCTCCCATGTCCTTCTCCACACTCTGCAAGCCTTCCAATATCTCATCCCACAAACCTTCCGGAAGCTTTTTCCCATTCTGCTGATATTCTTGACATGCTTCTGTTGATATGGTGAGTCCAGGAGGCACTGATAATCCAATGCTTGCCATCTCAGCCAAATTTGCTCCTTTCCCTCCCAACTATAACAAGCACAATTAATCGGTGTTCATATTGCTCGTCGGAAAATTTTATAGCTTTCAAATAGTTGAAcagtaaaataaaactaaaccatatTCCGTCAAATCTAAATGCATTATTAACTGCGCTCAAATGTAGATACTACatagaaagaaataattcTTACCAAAGACTTCATGCTCTTGTTGCCTTCACTCCTTCCTTTGCCAAAAGTAAATACTCTCTGCATAAAAGATAGAAGAGGATAATTTCAATCTGACAGACATTATTCCtacaaatttataaacttacACCTACAATCTATTAGTTTCCATGGTTGCTAAATTTGATACTTAGTGCTGCCCGTAGTCTCAACAAGCATAAAACTTGCATTTATTTCAGACCTTCCAAATTCCAAATTTTCCAGGCTCCCTGTGACTAGTTTCCAGAGCAGggtattaaatgaaatttccAAACGTGTCCTAATTCAATCaagagaaaataatgtttCCTCAAAATATTACTCCTGACAAGTAcggaaataaataaatgaattggaaaaagaaaaagaaaaagcaaaggCAGTAGCGTAAACACatattacataattttaaatgattccCTGTAGGATATGAAATATGTACATATCTTACAACTCATTGTTAATCTTGCAAGCCgaatatacatattatttcagtAATACCTTTTTAGTAGTCGGTGCTGTCGGATCGGATACCGGAGTACTAACAACTTGTGATCGGATTCTGCCACGTAAGCACGAAAGTCCGTAGTTGTTGGCCTTGATACGAACACGATGATCCTGACGACGCTTTTCtcgaagaagaaaaagatcaCTCAGCTGATCCACATACTTCCCTTCGACTAACCTCTGCTTATTGATATAATTGCATACACTCGTCCTTATAACCATTCCTTTCATTGTCGACGACATTACGAttgtttttctatataaatatgtcttgaacagaagaagaagacttCAGTCACAAGCTaataaattcatcaaaatcaaacataaCCAGACTttgtaaaatcataaaaataaaaaataaaaccaactGGTCACCTGAAAAGAGAAGCAAGAGGTGCTGCTTCAAAACAGAAATGGCGGTtggagttttttttattatggttatttgaatatatgattatttttttattaaataagaaaagagagaacGAAAAATGAAAACTCTTATGATCAGTGATATGAGTGGACAAGAAATTACGGTTATAGCTGCTTGTCATGTAGCTAACAATATATACATGTTTGACTTGCTTGCTGACCGTCTTTGTCCGTGTGATGCTTGAATTGGTACATCGCTCATTGAAACGTGGCGTCTTCTTAGATGCGCGTTCTGTAACGTTGGTTGTCATCTTAGAATTCCTCGTGCAACTAATAGTgcgtgtttttcttttttgtgagATAATAGGAATAAAATCTCATGGCAcgcaaattaataaaaataaaacaaaaaatctatttataaaCGATATAATAAGACACagtttattataaaaattaataaatttcttattttaatgaataattaagaaaattaaagattgaAACTCTCAATTTTTAAGActgtaaatatttatatataaaaaaataaaccataTTCAAATGAGGTGATTGGTCCCATGAAGTGGGGTCATTGGCTGATCAAATGGTTGTATTGGCTATTGGAAACTTGTAGTTATACTCTAATTTTTCTT from Ricinus communis isolate WT05 ecotype wild-type chromosome 9, ASM1957865v1, whole genome shotgun sequence harbors:
- the LOC8261517 gene encoding uncharacterized tRNA/rRNA methyltransferase YsgA; this translates as MVIESYVLVHNIAKRHNVGTLARSATAFGVTELILVGRRDFNAFGSHGSTSHLRFRHFHSLLNARDYLKEKECDICGVEITDGALPVNEHPFKKSTAFLLGNEGTGLSAKECEICDFFVYIPQYGRGTASLNVTVAASIVLHHFGVWAGFSERIREGSKFIVADRPMKQGRYCTETEESIIEERKSRKEHGSNGFFDETKNGDSSSNLLDILFIEE
- the LOC8261516 gene encoding pyruvate, phosphate dikinase, chloroplastic yields the protein MSSTMKGMVIRTSVCNYINKQRLVEGKYVDQLSDLFLLREKRRQDHRVRIKANNYGLSCLRGRIRSQVVSTPVSDPTAPTTKKRVFTFGKGRSEGNKSMKSLLGGKGANLAEMASIGLSVPPGLTISTEACQEYQQNGKKLPEGLWDEILEGLQSVEKDMGATLGDPSKPLLLSVRSGAAISMPGMMDTVLNLGLNDEVVAGLGAKSGERFAYDSYRRFLDMFGDVVMGIPHSSFEEKLESMKDAKGVKLDTDLTAADLKELVEQYKKVYLQATGEEFPSDPKKQLQLAVKAVFDSWDSPRAIKYRSINQITGLKGTAVNVQCMVFGNMGNTSGTGVLFTRNPSTGEKKLYGEFLINAQGEDVVAGIRTPEDLDTMKSCMPEAYAEIVENCEILESHYKDMMDIEFTVQENRLWMLQCRSGKRTGKSAVKIAVDMVNEGLVDARSAIKMVEPQHLDQLLHPQFEDPSAYKDQVIATGLPASPGAAVGQIVFSADDAEEWHAQGKSVILVRTETSPEDVGGMHAAAGILTARGGMTSHAAVVARGWGKCCVSGCSDIRVNDSEKVVVIGDMVINEGEWISLNGSTGEVILGKQPLSPPALSGDLETFMSWADEVRRIKVMANADTPEDALTARNNGAQGIGLCRTEHMFFASDERIKAVRKMIMAVTQEQRKAALDLLLPYQRSDFEGIFRAMNGLPVTIRLLDPPLHEFLPEGDVEQIVGELTAETGMTEDEVFSRIEKLSEVNPMLGFRGCRLGISYPELTEMQARAIFQAAVSMSNQGVTVIPEIMVPLVGTPQELGHQVTLIRNVATKVFSEMGVTLSYKVGTMIEIPRAALVADEIAKVAEFFSFGTNDLTQMTFGYSRDDVGKFLPIYLSKGILQSDPFEVLDQKGVGQLIKIATEKGRAARPSLKVGICGEHGGEPSSVAFFAEAGLDYVSCSPFRVPIARLAAAQVAV